The proteins below are encoded in one region of Penicillium psychrofluorescens genome assembly, chromosome: 4:
- a CDS encoding uncharacterized protein (ID:PFLUO_006368-T1.cds;~source:funannotate): MSLFSCRGLDALFSLPRRGVWQQFQDHPCLFLARKLYTWQQTIPAQPLADPVSIVCISDTHNYQLELPHADILIHAGDLTESGSFKELQTTINWLRAQPHPTKIVVAGNHDLLLDPECDARTNPQGAAERKMLDWGDIIYLKNAETTIVCANGRRLRIYGSPQSARYGTPAFQFPREQDVWADTVPDGIDVLITHGPPRAHLDRLSLGCVHLIRKLWSARPRLHVFGHVHEGAGTEWLQFDALQEAYERTVVAGGGLCNLLQTFREFIRGLFRPAAEAKCLLVNACMVGGFRDEERRQPIKVIM; the protein is encoded by the coding sequence ATGTCCCTCTTCTCCTGTCGCGGCCTGGATGCGCTCTTCAGCCTCCCTCGCCGAGGGGTCTGGCAGCAATTCCAGGACCACCCATGTTTGTTCCTGGCGCGTAAGCTCTATACTTGGCAGCAGACGATCCCAGCACAACCGCTAGCCGATCCGGTGTCAATAGTCTGCATCTCCGACACGCACAACTATCAACTCGAGCTCCCACATGCCGACATTCTCATCCATGCGGGCGACCTGACAGAGTCGGGGTCATTCAAGGAGCTGCAGACTACAATAAATTGGTTGCGAGCACAACCGCATCCGACCAAGATCGTTGTGGCAGGCAACCATGATCTACTTCTAGATCCAGAGTGTGACGCTCGAACCAACCCGCAAGGAGCCGCCGAACGGAAGATGCTTGACTGGGGAGACATCATCTACTTGAAGAACGCAGAGACTACTATCGTCTGTGCCAATGGCCGACGCCTGCGAATATATGGCAGTCCCCAATCGGCCCGATATGGCACACCGGCATTCCAATTTCCTCGTGAGCAGGATGTCTGGGCTGACACTGTCCCGGATGGCATTGACGTGCTCATCACCCACGGGCCGCCACGTGCACACCTCGACAGACTCAGTCTCGGCTGCGTCCATCTTATACGGAAACTCTGGTCTGCTCGGCCACGATTGCATGTGTTTGGGCATGTTCATGAAGGCGCAGGAACGGAGTGGCTGCAATTCGACGCCCTACAGGAGGCGTACGAGCGGACGGTTGTTGCTGGTGGCGGACTGTGCAATCTGTTACAGACATTCCGTGAGTTTATAAGAGGACTCTTTCGTCCTGCCGCCGAGGCGAAATGTCTGCTTGTGAACGCCTGTATGGTTGGTGGCTTCCGCGATGAGGAACGGCGGCAGCCCATCAAAGTGATTATGTGA
- a CDS encoding uncharacterized protein (ID:PFLUO_006369-T1.cds;~source:funannotate): MEEGDTGRSQERSDAPPAEPQSPSRNRAASDAAYISPRRSAADEPPSGTDFRRRSSASRRSGTSGIPSLVPRTTLAQRTEGKFTLAGPDETPQLRLAQEPFVQPGYADLNPSYEQPSNARPVWSLAKPLPRVVRPGMVPTKDELLQSRANALQPAENSQKVGLEVDPNDLERGRIDKTADPRKMAAQVEDARLQREQNFMNKVLSGDATSARQTSRISRTSSGYGRRPSGWDMPPEHLSAVEEGGSQEDDEQGQQANHSDEPLQPVPEEHEPDGERLDNILNSAELEKGSLPEDLHPLIQDLVEDEVHNNHTTWSVIRTHHREALAEALAVFIQLTIGFCADLAVTLANQGNPNTTAWSWGLATMMAIYISGGVSGAHLNPTITMMLWFFRGFPKRKMPEYFAAQFLGAFCAGLAAYGVYYHSIQNYLLLNSETDIITSFVTSQRETWIGPGTAFFNEFMGTVCLTVTILALGDDQNAPPGAGMNSLIIGLVITCLSMTFSYQTGAAFNPSRDFGPRLALLAIGFPSDLFTNPYWFYGPWVGSLSGAFMGAFLYDFFIFTGGESPINYPLERSQRALKKSGRKWKRRLHLKVN; the protein is encoded by the exons atggaggaaggggaTACCGGACGATCGCAGGAGAGA TCTGATGCTCCGCCGGCGGAACCACAATCGCCTAGCCGGAACCGGGCTGCCAGCGACGCGGCTTACATCTCACCTAGAagatctgctgctgatgaACCCCCGAGTGGCACTGACTTTCGGCGCCGTAGCTCGGCGTCGAGGCGAAGCGGTACCAGTGGAATCCCTAGCCTTGTTCCCCGTACCACTCTCGCTCAAAGAACCGAGGGCAAATTCACACTCGCTGGGCCCGATGAAACCCCCCAGCTCCGGCTGGCCCAGGAGCCATTCGTTCAACCTGGCTATGCTGATCTCAATCCTTCCTATGAGCAACCTTCCAACGCGAGGCCGGTGTGGTCTTTGGCCAAACCGCTGCCCCGTGTAGTGCGACCAGGCATGGTGCCGACCAAGGATGAACTGCTGCAAAGCCGGGCGAATGCCCTGCAGCCGGCCGAAAACTCGCAGAAGGTTGGTCTCGAGGTCGATCCCAATGATCTGGAACGCGGCCGAATTGACAAGACAGCCGACCCGCGGAAAATGGCGGCGCAGGTTGAAGATGCTAGGTTGCAGCGCGAGCAAAACTTCATGAACAAAGTCCTGAGCGGCGATGCGACCTCCGCGAGACAGACTTCACGCATCTCGCGTACTTCGTCGGGCTATGGCAGGCGCCCTTCGGGCTGGGATATGCCCCCGGAGCACTTGTCGGCGGTAGAGGAAGGAGGCTCccaggaggacgatgagcaGGGGCAGCAGGCAAACCACAGTGATGAACCGTTGCAGCCCGTGCCAGAAGAGCACGAGCCTGACGGTGAAAGACTAGACAACATCTTGAATtctgccgagctggagaagggaagCTTACCCGAGGATCTGCATCCGCTGATCCAAGATctggtcgaggatgaagtgCACAACAACCACACCACCTGGTCCGTCATCCGTACGCACCATCGCGAGGCTCTGGCCGAAGCACTGGCTGTCTTTATACAGCTCACGATCGGTTTCTGTGCCGATTTGGCTGTGACCCTCGCCAACCAGGGTAACCCTAACACGACCGCCTGGTCTTGGGGCCTGGCGACCATGATGGCCATCTACATTTCTGGTGGTGTTTCTGGTGCTCACCTCAACCCAACCATCACCATGATGCTGTGGTTCTTCCGTGGCTTCCCTAAGCGCAAGATGCCCGAATACTTCGCCGCTCAGTTCCTCGGCGCTTTCTGCGCCGGGCTTGCGGCATACGGTGTCTACTATCATTCTATTCAGAActacctcctcctcaacTCGGAAACCGATATCATCACTAGCTTCGTGACCAGCCAGCGGGAAACATGGATCGGTCCTGGGACGGCTTTCTTCAACGAGTTCATGGGCACGGTCTGCCTCACCGTCACTATTTTGGCCCTGGGTGACGACCAAAACGCTCCTCCCGGCGCTGGTATGAACTCCCTGATCATCGGCCTGGTCATCACCTGCCTCAGTATGACCTTCTCCTACCAGACCGGTGCGGCATTCAACCCGAGCCGTGACTTTGGTCCCCgtctcgctcttctcgctATCGGATTCCCCAGCGACCTGTTTACCAATCCCTACTGGTTTTATGGGCCGTGGGTTGGGTCTCTGAGCGGTGCTTTTATGGGTGCATTCCTGTatgacttcttcatcttcactggTGGAGAGTCCCCGATCAACTACCCGCTTGAGCGAAGCCAGCgggcgctgaagaagagtgggaggaagTGGAAACGTCGTCTGCACCTTAAAGTAAACTAA
- a CDS encoding uncharacterized protein (ID:PFLUO_006370-T1.cds;~source:funannotate) has translation MEAVGAASAILSIATVGVQCSMKLMTFAGQIKTAPEQITKIAKDVSLNASILQQLGELAKENVGNGLPISDDKDGSNDDMNSVHDAETAASNQSIFNAKGLGTVMSLAKNCEEIFISLDQSLRKASKQLRAKPGTSGKVKLSHAEKLKWPFLLPGMDTMRNELQNVKGTLMLMLQVAMLAYSRKLMSQYGEHHKRGAAVIAYTREDQDLLVRSILAAKKARPGSTEKETAGASNIQSDKEIPLEGEQTQFSQYSVPSEILATITDPGPNSAAESTPLELDPTVVDNNTQEDEGPRIPRSQQSSPSPTFRVHIISPKASVTEHQLHISYDDSYIRLPHSTIESQLQEWRTSSKATLLDQLSALDAREYEALVATTSVFTKDQEETLEWVQFGEYRTLIEGIEQVKARNITMIMSGTYGPTSRIEKKEEKQESAENRRTTWIRVNRKHITPETLFEYGFENGLEWEWDEGDGNYLIIKRWITEDFLDELFTHTRGLREGTVQLSRTTTEFKVNDKIEDKKYLVRNKAGMEERIRKFEVEEEEEEEDKGQETDAGEHDETTSEESDEEDTEGIVDALLAEYTRG, from the exons ATGGAGGCCGTCGGGGCTGCTTCTGCCATCCTCTCAATTGCAACAGTCGGTGTGCAATGCTCCATGAAGTTGATGACCTTCGCAGGTCAGATCAAAACGGCTCCGGAGCAGATAACCAAGATCGCGAAAGACGTGTCGCTGAATGCCAGTATCCTGCAGCAACTGGGTGAATTAGCCAAGGAGAACGTCGGGAATGGACTCCCAATATCAGATGACAAAGACGGCAGTAATGACGATATGAATTCCGTCCACGATGCGGAGACCGCAGCATCCAACCAGAGTATCTTTAACGCAAAGGGATTGGGAACTGTCATGAGCCTGGCAAAAAACTGCGAAGAGATCTTTATCTCATTGGATCAATCCTTGCGCAAGGCAAGCAAACAGCTGCGTGCCAAACCCGGGACTTCAGGCAAGGTCAAACTTAGTCACGCAGAGAAGCTCAAATGGCCGTTCCTACTACCGGGAATGGATACGATGCGGAATGAGCTCCAAAATGTCAAAGGGAcgttgatgttgatgctTCAGGTCGCCATGCTGGCGTATTCGAGGAAGCTCATGAGCCA ATACGGGGAGCATCATAAACGCGGCGCGGCGGTTATTGCCTATACCAGAGAGGATCAGGACTTGCTGGTTCGGTCCATTCTTGCAGCGAAGAAAGCGCGGCCAGGTAGCACTGAAAAGGAGACTGCTGGCGCTTCCAATATCCAATCCGACAAGGAAATACCCTTAGAAGGAGAGCAGACCCAATTCTCCCAATATTCAGTGCCCTCCGAGATCCTGGCGACCATAACGGACCCTGGACCGAATAGCGCAGCGGAAAGTACTCCACT TGAGCTAGATCCCACTGTGGTGGATAATAACACccaagaagatgaagggccCAG AATACCGCGTTCTCAACAATCATCGCCTTCGCCCACCTTTAGGGTCCACATCATCTCCCCCAAAGCATCCGTAACGGAGCACCAACTCCATATCAGCTACGATGACAGCTACATCAGACTCCCGCATTCGACGATCGAATCTCAGCTCCAAGAATGGAGAACATCTTCCAAAGCCACGCTGCTAGATCAGTTATCCGCGCTAGATGCGAGAGAATATGAAGCGCTAGTGGCTACGACGAGTGTATTCACGAAggatcaagaagaaacccTAGAGTGGGTCCAGTTCGGCGAATACCGTACGCTCATCGAAGGCATTGAGCAGGTCAAGGCCAGGAACATAACGATGATCATGAGCGGGACGTACGGGCCGACTTCCCGGatcgaaaagaaagaagagaaacaggAATCGGCGGAAAATCGCCGGACAACGTGGATCAGA GTCAATCGCAAACACATCACTCCTGAAACCTTGTTCGAATATGGGTTCGAAAATGGACTAGAGTGGGAATGGGATGAG GGAGATGGGAACTACCTTATCATCAAAAGATGGATCACCGAAGATTTTCTGGACGAACTATTCACACATACCCGAGGTTTACGCGAGGGGACTGTTCAGCTTTCAAGAACCACAACTGAGTTCAAGGTGAACGACAAGATCGAAGATAAGAAGTATCTCGTCCGCAATAAGGCGGGTATGGAGGAAAGGATCCGGAAATTTGAagtggaggaagaggaagaagaggaagacaaaggaCAGGAAACGGATGCGGGTGAGCATGATGAGACTACGTCAGAggagagcgacgaggaggataCAGAAGGCATTGTCGACGCTCTTTTGGCCGAATACACCCGTGGATAA
- a CDS encoding uncharacterized protein (ID:PFLUO_006371-T1.cds;~source:funannotate), with amino-acid sequence MFQPTVARSIRALPTRPVALAVVSRPVLSSSLRPLSYTAIRANKKDDPKKDPLLAATTKAPEGASGEHEGRFARTDESVHIPYPPDSEMPAQPIVQGRGGMHFKRTLAQFSLENKVSMVTGGARGLGLVMAQGLVASGSDLAIVDLNKEEAEEQAHKLIEQFRKENPGLEEMPNVTAHYADVADPDSVNKALDECLAKHGQIDNLVTSAGFTENFEAISYPFDRMQKLWGVNVDGTYLFATGVAKHLMERNASGSIVMIGSMSGSIVNVPQPQAPYNAAKAAVRHLAASLAVEWAGHDIRVNCISPGYMLTALTRKILDENPQLRDKWTSLIPVGKMGTPEDLMGAVTFLLSDASKYITGADLRVDGGYTLT; translated from the exons ATGTTCCAACCTACGGTCGCTCGCTCCATCCGAGCTCTGCCCACCCGCCCAGTAGCTCTAGCCGTCGTCTCGCGGCCTGTCTTAAGCTCCTCCCTGCGCCCGCTGTCATACACAGCCATCCGCGCCAACAAGAAAGATGATCCTAAGAAAGACCCTCTCCTAGCGGCGACCACCAAAGCGCCCGAGGGCGCCTCCGGCGAGCATGAAGGCCGCTTTGCCCGGACGGACGAGAGCGTCCACATCCCCTACCCGCCTGACAGCGAGATGCCCGCGCAGCCTATTGTCCAGGGTCGTGGCGGTATGCATTTCAAGCGTACCCTGGCCCAGTTCTCTCTTGAGAATAAGGTGAGTATGGTTACTGGAGGTGCGCGCGGTTTGGGGCTTGTTATGGCCCAGGGTCTGGTTGCTTCGGGCTCGGATTTGGCGATTGTTGATTTGAATA aggaggaagccgaggaacAGGCCCACAAGCTGATCGAGCAGTTCCGCAAAGAGAACCCCGGTCTGGAGGA AATGCCCAACGTCACGGCACACTACGCCGACGTAGCCGACCCCGACTCCGTGAACAAAGCCCTAGACGAATGCCTCGCCAAACACGGCCAGATCGACAACCTCGTCACATCAGCGGGATTCACCGAGAACTTCGAAGCCATCTCCTACCCGTTCGACCGCATGCAGAAGCTCTGGGGCGTCAACGTCGACGGCACCTACCTCTTCGCCACAGGCGTCGCAAAGCATCTCATGGAGCGCAATGCTTCCGGCAGCATCGTCATGATCGGATCCATGTCTGGCTCCATTGTTAACGTGCCTCAGCCCCAGGCGCCGTACAATGCTGCCAAGGCTGCGGTGCGACATCTGGCTGCGTCACTCGCGGTTGAGTGGGCTGGTCACGATATTCGAGTTAATTGCATTAGTCCGGGATATATGCTGACTGCTCT TACCCGCAAGATTCTCGATGAGAACCCTCAGCTGCGCGACAAGTGGACTTCCCTCATCCCCGTCGGGAAGATGGGTACCCCCGAAGACCTCATGGGCGCCGTCACCTTCCTGCTCAGCGACGCGTCCAAGTACATCACCGGTGCGGATCTCCGCGTCGACGGCGGCTACACCCTGACTTAA
- a CDS encoding uncharacterized protein (ID:PFLUO_006372-T1.cds;~source:funannotate) yields MPLSSLLRIAPRLTPTAAHRTTRAASSVSSTPGAHTSLDSILIANRGEIALRVGRTAAERGIRVTTLYTDPDSKAQHALSSPFAFNLGSVSAYLDGDRIIEIARKEGCRAIHPGYGFLSENSAFARKCTEAGLVFIGPPWKAIEDMGDKSRSKEIMTAAGVPCVPGYHGHNQDPQLLEAEADKITYPVLIKAIKGGGGKGMRIASSKAEFQAQLESAKSEAMNSFGDDHVLVEKYITTPRHIEVQVFADKHGNSVALGERDCSIQRRHQKVLEESPAPHLPDATRKDIWAKARSAALAVGYEGAGTVEFIFDNDSGEFYFMEMNTRLQVEHPVTEMVTGQDLVHWQILVAEGAKLPLTQEEVEAHMAQMGHAIEARIYAENPDLGFIPDSGRLIHVRTPDTTADIRIDAGFVEGDDVSAHYDPMISKLIVRGATRQEALRKLATALEQYEIAGPVTNIEFLKTVCQSPDFIAGEVETGYIEKHREELFAKKTIEEEVLAQVALACLHRDSKSGSGPSVGFTPSYQQRQLSFTESAGPAAPAGTTFTVRVQQTADNTFNVEVGDRVFEQVVSHLGPSSRVVTSFFPHTRLDTTVVRDEDTIIAFQRGSQYRLTVPRAGWMEKALGMKDVTNSVLAPMPCKVLRVDVQAGDEVEKDQPLVVIESMKMETVIRSPQRGTILKVVHQKGDQCKSGTPLVEFAD; encoded by the exons ATGCCTCTCTCATCCCTTCTCCGCATTGCTCCCCGCCTCACCCCGACCGCGGCCCACAGAACCACACGAGCGGCCTCCTCGGTGTCGAGCACGCCAGGCGCTCATACCTCGCTGGACTCGATTCTCATTGCGAACCGTGGTGAAATTGCCCT CCGAGTTGGCCGGACAGCGGCGGAGCGTGGAATCCGCGTGACTACCCTCTACACAGATCCAGACAGCAAAGCGCAGCATGCGTTGAGCTCACCGTTTGCGTTTAACTTGGGCTCTGTGTCGGCGTATCTGGATGGCGATCGGATTATTGAGATTGCACGCAAGGAAGGGTGCCGTGCGATACATCCCGGTTATGGATTT TTGAGTGAGAACTCTGCGTTTGCGCGCAAATGTACCGAAGCGGGACTGGTCTTCATAGGACCCCCGTGGAAGGCGATTGAGGATATGGGTGATAAAAG CCGCTCAAAAGAGATCATGACCGCTGCAGGCGTACCCTGTGTCCCGGGATACCACGGGCACAACCAAGACCCGCAACTCCTCGAAGCTGAAGCCGACAAGATCACATACCCCGTGCtcatcaaggccatcaagggTGGCGGCGGAAAGGGCATGCGGATTGCGTCCTCCAAAGCCGAGTTCCAGGCGCAGCTCGAGTCGGCCAAGTCAGAGGCCATGAATTCGTTCGGCGACGATCATGTGCTAGTGGAGAAGTATATCACCACACCTCGGCACATTGAGGTCCAGGTCTTTGCGGACAAACACGGCAACAGCGTCGCCCTGGGTGAGAGAGATTGCAGTATTCAGCGCCGGCACCAGAAGGTCCTCGAGGAATCACCCGCCCCACATCTCCCCGATGCCACTCGCAAGGACATATGGGCCAAAGCCCGATCCGCGGCGTTGGCGGTAGGCTACGAAGGGGCCGGCACGGTCGAGTTCATCTTCGACAACGACTCGGGCGAGTTCTACTTTATGGAAATGAATACGCGACTACAGGTCGAGCATCCCGTGACGGAGATGGTGACGGGCCAGGATCTGGTCCACTGGCAGATCCTCGTGGCCGAGGGGGCCAAGCTGCCACTGACACaagaggaggtggaggcaCACATGGCCCAGATGGGACATGCCATCGAGGCCCGGATCTACGCCGAGAATCCGGATCTGGGGTTCATTCCCGACTCGGGACGTCTCATCCATGTGCGCACGCCCGACACTACGGCTGACATCCGGATCGACGCTGGGTTTGTGGAGGGCGATGACGTCTCCGCACACTACGACCCCATGATCTCCAAATTGATCGTCCGGGGAGCCACCCGCCAGGAAGCCCTGCGCAAGTTGGCTACTGCCCTCGAGCAGTACGAGATTGCGGGTCCCGTGACCAACATCGAGTTCCTCAAGACCGTGTGCCAGAGCCCGGATTTTATTGCCGGCGAGGTCGAGACGGGTTACATTGAGAAACACCGCGAGGAACTCttcgccaagaagaccattgaagaagaagtgtTGGCCCAGGTCGCCTTGGCATGCTTACACCGCGACTCTAAATCGGGCTCTGGCCCGTCCGTCGGCTTCACCCCGAGCtaccagcagcgccagctGAGCTTCACCGAGTCTGCGGGACCGGCGGCTCCAGCGGGGACGACCTTCACCGTGCGGGTGCAGCAGACTGCCGACAACACCTTCAACGTGGAAGTCGGCGACCGGGTCTTTGAGCAAGTGGTAAGCCACCTCGGCCCGAGCTCGCGGGTGGTCACCTCCTTTTTCCCCCACACGCGGCTCGACACAACCGTCGTGCGGGACGAGGACACGATCATCGCATTCCAGCGCGGCTCGCAGTACCGATTGACCGTCCCGCGGGCCGGATGGATGGAAAAAGCGCTGGGGATGAAGGACGTGACGAACAGCGTGCTGGCGCCGATGCCGTGCAAGGTGCTGCGGGTGGACGTGCAGgccggcgacgaggtcgagaaggaCCAGCCGCTGGTCGTAATCGAGAGTATGAAGATGGAGACGGTGATCCGTAGTCCGCAACGCGGCACGATTCTCAAGGTTGTGCATCAAAAAGGA GACCAATGCAAAAGCGGCACTCCCCTCGTCGAATTCGCCGATTAG